Sequence from the Bremerella volcania genome:
TGACGGCTTATACGCTTGACCTCGACGTGACGCGTCAGACCTGCATTTCGCGATGGCGAATTGGCGCGTTTGGTGGTCTCCGCTACGCCGAAATCGATCAGAAATATCTCGCCCAAACGACCAACGCTTCGGGAACGCTCACCGGGCAAATCGACTACACGCACGGCCTCTCAGGCATTGGGCCAACCATGGGCATGTATGCCTCGGTTCCGGTTACGAACTGCGTCGAGCTGTTCTCGGAGGCTCGCGGCTCGCTCCTCTTCGGTGAAGCGACCAGCCGTTTGACGGCCGGGGAAGACCTCGATCTTTCGACGCCATTTACCACGACCAGCAGCACCAGCCGGGACGAGGTCATGACCATCGGCGAAGTGGAGTTGGGCCTCCGCTGGCAAGGCTGCCGGCGCCGCTGCTGGCAGCCGTTTGGCAGCGTTGCCCTGGAAGGTCAATCGTGGGGCGATGCCGGGAACGCCACCAGCGAGAATGGCAGCGTTGGGTTCTTCGGCTTCAATGCAGCGTTCGGCTTTAAGTTGTAATCGACCGCACGATAAGCACTCTTGCGCATCAATTGACTACCTCTTGGCCGCCGCTTCCTGCATGAGCGACTCGATGTGATCCGCTTCGACGGGAATGTCTTTCATCAGGTCGACCGGGCCGTCCTCGGTGATCAAGATGTCGTTCTCGAGTCGCACGGCGAACCCTTCGTCAGGCAGATAGATGCCTGGTTCAACCGTCAGCACCCAGCCAGGAGCGAACGGAGCATCGACCGGTGCCACATCGTGCACGTCCAGGCCCATCGGATGTCCCAGGCCGTGCATGAAATACTTCTTACACGCCGGTTTCTCGCGGGTATGCCCGGCGACTTCATCCTTGGTGAGCAGTCCCAAGCTCAGCAGTTCTTCATTGATCATCAACTGCGCTTCGTGTTGCCAGTCGCGGTGTGCCTTGCCGACGACGGCCCCTTCGATCGAGGCCTGCATGACGCGCAACACCGCGTCGTACACGTCGCGTTGCCGCTTAGTGAAGCGTCCATTGACGGGGATCGTGCGGGTCAGGTCGGAATTGTAATTTCCGTAGTTCGACCCGGTATCGATCAGCACCAGGTCTCCATCCTCGCAGACCTGATCGTTGTCGATGTAGTGCAGTCCGCACGCGTTTTTGCCGGAAGCAATGATCGGCGTGTAGGCGAACGCTCCGCGGTTTCGGGTGTATTCATGGATCAACTCGGCCTCGATCTCAAACTCGGTCACGCCGGGCTTGAGGAACCCGAGCACGCGGAGGAACCCCTTACGCGTGATGTCCACCGCCTTCTTGATCAGGTCGATTTCCAGGTCGGACTTCACGGCACGCAGTTGATGCAGCAGGGGCGCCAGTCGGCGATAGGTATGCAGCGGGTAGTCTTGCTTGCACTGGCTGACGAAACGGTCGTCGCGGGTCTCGACCGTCGCGGCGGCACGGCGATGTTCGTTGGTGTTCAGGAACACCTCGTCGGCGCTGAGCATCGAGTCGCGGAGGGCCAAAGGGAAATCCTTCAACCACTTCACGGTCGCGATTCCGGAGATTTCCGTGGCGCGCTCCTGGGTCAGCTTCTGTCCCTCCCAGATCTGCAACAGTTCGGTCGGCTCTCGCAGAAACAAGACTTCCCGGTTCTTCGGCTCGTAAGCGTCCGGGTGCAGCAGTAGGATCGATTCCTCTTGCTCGATGCCGGAGAGGTAGAAGAGGTCGGCGTTGGGAATGATCTTGATGCTTCCATCCGCGTTGGTCGGCAACACATCGTTGGCGTTCACGATCGCCATCGCGTTTTTAGGGAGCATGCTGGTCAGCTTTGCTCGGTTTTCAACAAATAGCTTCGAGTCGAGGGCTTGGTGTCGCATGATTTCCTATTCCTGGGGGCAGCCTGGTTTGGCTTCATTCTATTTTGTTTACGTCCGCAATACTTGGCACCGAATCCCTTGGAACCTAAGAATTGCGCATAACTAGGAAAAAACGATCGAGAACTTCGATCCAACGATCACTTACCTGGCTAGTTGGCGAAATGAACGAGGCGTAGTGCCGGTCGCTTTTCGGAACGCACGGGTAAACGCACTGTGGTCATAAAACCCACACTGATGAG
This genomic interval carries:
- a CDS encoding aminopeptidase P family protein; protein product: MRHQALDSKLFVENRAKLTSMLPKNAMAIVNANDVLPTNADGSIKIIPNADLFYLSGIEQEESILLLHPDAYEPKNREVLFLREPTELLQIWEGQKLTQERATEISGIATVKWLKDFPLALRDSMLSADEVFLNTNEHRRAAATVETRDDRFVSQCKQDYPLHTYRRLAPLLHQLRAVKSDLEIDLIKKAVDITRKGFLRVLGFLKPGVTEFEIEAELIHEYTRNRGAFAYTPIIASGKNACGLHYIDNDQVCEDGDLVLIDTGSNYGNYNSDLTRTIPVNGRFTKRQRDVYDAVLRVMQASIEGAVVGKAHRDWQHEAQLMINEELLSLGLLTKDEVAGHTREKPACKKYFMHGLGHPMGLDVHDVAPVDAPFAPGWVLTVEPGIYLPDEGFAVRLENDILITEDGPVDLMKDIPVEADHIESLMQEAAAKR